The Amycolatopsis sp. DG1A-15b genome window below encodes:
- a CDS encoding xanthine dehydrogenase family protein subunit M, with amino-acid sequence MRSFGYLSAPDVETAVRVIATEPNAKFLGGGTNLVDLMREDIEQPDVVVDITRLPLTGIEELPGGGLRIGALVRNSGLAAHPLVRTRYPVLAQAVLNGASAQLRNMATVGGNLLQRTRCLYFYDGAAACNKRTPGSGCAAIGGFARNAGVLGVSDHCIATHPSDMGVALAALDAVVEVESTRGTRRLPLTGFHRLPGSTPQVETELAADELITAVELPALPMAAHSRYRKVRDRASYAFALVSVAAALETEDGVVTGVRLALGGVSAKPWRAREAERILLGAPATEESFRRAAAAELTPAVGQPDNTFKIELAQRTIVATLRQLLTDGSAA; translated from the coding sequence ATGAGGTCGTTCGGCTACCTGAGCGCCCCGGACGTCGAGACGGCGGTCCGCGTGATCGCCACCGAGCCGAACGCGAAGTTCCTCGGCGGCGGGACGAACCTCGTCGACCTGATGCGGGAGGACATCGAGCAGCCGGACGTGGTCGTCGACATCACCCGGCTGCCGCTGACCGGGATCGAGGAACTGCCCGGCGGCGGCCTGCGGATCGGCGCGCTCGTCCGCAACAGCGGGCTCGCGGCCCACCCGCTGGTCCGGACCCGCTACCCGGTACTGGCCCAGGCCGTCCTCAACGGCGCTTCGGCGCAGCTGCGGAACATGGCGACCGTCGGCGGCAACCTGCTGCAGCGCACCCGGTGCCTGTACTTCTACGACGGGGCGGCCGCGTGCAACAAGCGCACCCCGGGCAGCGGCTGCGCCGCGATCGGCGGCTTCGCCCGGAACGCCGGCGTCCTCGGGGTCAGCGACCACTGCATCGCCACGCACCCTTCCGACATGGGCGTCGCACTGGCCGCGCTCGACGCCGTCGTCGAAGTGGAGAGCACGCGCGGCACCCGCCGCCTCCCGCTGACCGGGTTCCACCGCCTGCCCGGCAGCACTCCGCAGGTCGAGACCGAGCTGGCCGCGGACGAGCTGATCACCGCCGTCGAGCTGCCTGCCCTGCCGATGGCCGCGCACTCCCGCTACCGCAAGGTGCGCGACCGCGCGTCCTACGCCTTCGCCCTGGTCTCGGTCGCGGCGGCGCTGGAGACCGAAGACGGCGTCGTGACCGGCGTCCGCCTGGCGCTCGGCGGCGTCTCCGCGAAACCGTGGCGGGCCCGCGAGGCCGAGCGGATCCTGCTCGGCGCACCGGCGACCGAAGAGTCCTTCCGCCGGGCGGCCGCGGCCGAGCTGACACCCGCGGTGGGGCAACCGGACAACACCTTCAAGATCGAGCTGGCGCAGCGCACGATCGTCGCGACGCTGCGGCAGCTGCTCACCGACGGGAGCGCGGCATGA